CGGACCGGGTGGTGTTCTTTGACAAGGGGGCAATTGTGGAGGAGGCCACCCCGGAGGAGTTTTACAACAACCCGCAGCATGAACGCTCCAAACTCTTTCTTTCCCAGATCCTTGGGCATTGATCATCCTTCAGCATCATGCTGTCCCCTTCCAGAAAGGAAGGGGATTTTCTTTGACTCTACAGCTCTATAAAATCAGAGCAATGGTTCGACTTTCACTGCACAGAATCACTGCACAAAAGTCTCAATGTCGCTGTTTTTGATGCTGAAGGTTCTGGACACCCCTTTGGCATCCGTGGTGACCCCCCAGAGCGCATGGGCAATTTCCATGGTGGCTTTCTGGTGGGTGACCAGAATGAACTGGCTCCCTTTGGAGGCCAGCAGCTTTAAAAAGTGGGTGAACCTTCGGATGTTGGCCTCGTCCAGAGGAGCATCCACTTCGTCCAGAATGGCAATGGGCAGGCCACGCTGGTCTTCTGGTGCTTCTGAAAGGGCAAACAGGAAAGCAAGCCCCACCATGGTCCTCTCCCCTGCAGACAGCAGGTGGATGTTGCGGGTGCGTTTGCTTCTGGGTTGAACCACCATTCCCATTCCTGTCGGTTTGCCGGTTTCATCCCGCTCCAGCTGCAATTCTCCCAGGCCGCCCAGCAGTTCCTGCGCATAACTGGAGAAAGCCGTCTTGACCCGGTCAAAGGCCAGATACAGCTTGTTGTGGATGTCCTGCCTGAGGTCCTTCAGGGCTTCCCGGATCTGCTGGATGGCATTCCGGGTGTCCTGAATGTCGCTTTCCATAACCTGCAGGCGCTGGGATTCATGCTGGTGTTCCTGTTCGGCCAGGGCATTGATGGCCCCGAGGTCCAGCAGCAAGCGTTCCAGCGTCTGAATACGAGAAGTCCAGTTTCTGAGGTCCCCTTCGGGCATCTGTTCGGGTGGGGTGACCTCACCGATTTCCTGCCGCTGGGTTTCCTTGCGGGCCAGGTTCAGACGGGTGTTTTCCAGGGTGCGCTGCAGATCTGCCACTTTGCGGGTCAGGGCAGCATGTTGTTCGGAAATCTGGCGGTATTCCTTTTCCAGAGGGGCCAGCTCAGGCTTGCTGAGCGCCTGCAGTTTGCTCTGGTGGGTGCCCAGTTCACGCTGATGGTTGTCCAGGTTCAGCAAATAGCCCTGAATCTGTCCATTCAGACGCTGGTGTTTCTCACGGGTGCTGCTCAGGCGCTGCAGTTCCTGCTGGTGGTGCTGGTAGGCGGTGTGCTGTTCTTTGACCCCGTGCAACTCAGAGGTGAACTGCTGTTCCTGCTGGCGCATGGTTTCGAGGTCCTGACGAATCTGCGCAGTGGCTTCTTCCAGCACCTGCACACCAGCAGGGCTCGTGGTGCCTGCTTCTGCATGCATTCTGCCCTGCACGCTTCTGAGTTGCCTCTGCAAGGCATCCCTGCGGGCAGCAGCCTGGGTGAGGGTGCGTTCCAGCTGGGCTTCCTGGCCTTTTTCCTGCTGGTGTTTCAGGCGAAGATCTCGCACCTGGTCTTCCAGCTGTTTGAGGCTTTCCTCCAGCGAGCGTTCCTGCTTGCGTGCCCGGTCTGCTTTGCGGTCCAGATCGTCCAGTTCGTCTTGCAGGTCATGGTAACGCCGCTGGTCGGCCAGCACCGTCAGACCAGAGTCTTTCAGTTTACCCCCGGTGACGGCTCCTGTGGCCTCGATGACCTCTCCATCCAGGGTCACCAGTCGGGGCCTCTGGGCATGGCTGCGGGCAATGCGGATGGCGGTGGGATGGTCCTGCACCATCAGGGTGTCTCCCAGCAGGTGTTCACTGATCAGGGGAGGATCACTGGGGCACTTGTTGTGGGCGTAACCCAGCACACCACGCTCAGCCAGCAAACGGCTGTCTGGCCTCACACGGGATCTGATCAGGTCCAGCGGCAGAAAAGTGGCCCGTCCTCCAGAGCGTTTCAGGTGCTCAATGGTGTCCTGGGCCACCTGGGCATTCTGCACCACCACCTGCTCCAGCCTGCGTCCCAGGGCTGCAGTGATGGCGGTTTCGTACGCTTCGGGAACACTCAGGCAGTCTGCCACACTGCCAATGATGCCCTCGATGTCGCTGTTGAGGGCATTTCTGGCCCCTTCACCATAGCGGGCATAACTGTTGAGCAGCACTTCCAGGCGTTTGAGTTCCCGTTCCAGAGGGGCTTTCTCGTTGTTGGCTTTTGAGAGGTCGTTTTTGGCAAGTTGCAGGTTCTTGCGGGCCATTTCAAAAGCATCCAGTGTGGTTTTGTACTGCTCCTCTGTGAGGGCCAGCCGGGAACGCACCAGGGTCAATTGCTCCTCGGTGGTTTTGAGGTTTTCACTGTCCTGATCGACCAGGGTTTGCAGGTTGTCTGCTTCTTCTTGCAAGGTGGCGTTCTGGGCTTCTTCACGGGCCGCTTCCTGGGCCTGCAGGTAAGCCTCTTTGAGGTCTTTTTCGCTGGCCTGCAACCGGCGTTCAGCACTCTGCAGGCGGATTTTCAAGGACCTCAGGCTGGCCTCAATCTGCACCGGGTCTGCTGCAGGTTTCTCGATGGCAGGCAAAGCTTCCAGAAGCTCCATCTCTGCAAGCAGGTTCTGCTGGTCCTGCTGCAAGAGGTCCAGATATTTTTCGGTGTCCCGCACCCGCTCTTCGGCATTTTTAATCAGGCGCAGGGTGCTTTCGTATTCTGCCCGTTCCACGCCTGCGGCCTGCAAGGCCAGCCTGAGGGCTTCCTGACGGTTCTGTAAGGCCGTGAACTGTTCTGCTCCTTGCTGGATTTCTGCTTGCAAAGCAGTTTCCTGGGTTTGCAAATCCTGCAATTCACGGGTGAGACCCTGATGCTTTGCCCAATGGGTGGCCTGCTGCAGGTGCTGCAATTCCAGGGTGTAACGGCTGTGTTTGCGGGCGGTTTCGGCTTCTCTGTTCAGTTGCTCGGTTCTTTCCCGCAGACCCGCAGCCACCAGTTCCAGCTGTTCCAGGTGCCTCTCCACTTCCACCAGACGGTCCAGGGTCTGTTTTTCCCGGTGGGTCAGGGCACTCAGACCTGCAGCTTCTTCCAGGTAGCCCAGCAAAGTCTTGCTGTCTGCTGTGACCACCCCGGAGACCTCTCCCTGCCCGATGGCAGCCAGACCTCCCGGTCCCAGGCCACTGCCCCTCAGGGCATTCTGGATGTCCCGGACCAGCACGTTTTTGCCCAGCAGCTCCTGTTCGGTGTCTCCATCCCGGTACACCCGGCGGGCCAGGTTCAGGCGCTCAGGGAGAGGGCTTTTGTGGAGGCCTGAAAGTTCCAGCAACACCTCTGCCAGACCCAGGGAACTTTTGCCCTGGCTGCCGTGGAAAATGAGTTCGGTGGCATTGCCGGCCCTCAGCTCACGCACCCTTGCCGTGTGGGTGGCCCAGCGGATCGCCTCGATGACGTTGCTTTTCCCGCTGCCGTTGGGACCAATCACAGCGTTGATGCCAGGCACAAACTCAATGCGGGTCTTCTCTCCAAAACTTTTGAACCCTTGCAGGCTGATGGACTCAATTCTCAAGGACAACTCTCCCGGTTGAACGCATTGCGCAGATCCACATGACCCGCCAGACTCTCCACGGTCTTGCCCTCCACCATGAAAGCCACGTCCAGATTGTTGGGGTTGAGGTCCAGCAAGGTGCGGGTGATGGTACAGATCAGCAGCAGCTCAGCGGTGCTGCCATAATTGAGTTTCTGCCAGGATGCAGGAATGTTCACATAATAATGGCCTTCCCGTGTGAACACCACCGGAGCATCCCCGGTTTTGGGCAGGGTGCTGACG
This window of the Deinococcus roseus genome carries:
- a CDS encoding AAA family ATPase; protein product: MRIESISLQGFKSFGEKTRIEFVPGINAVIGPNGSGKSNVIEAIRWATHTARVRELRAGNATELIFHGSQGKSSLGLAEVLLELSGLHKSPLPERLNLARRVYRDGDTEQELLGKNVLVRDIQNALRGSGLGPGGLAAIGQGEVSGVVTADSKTLLGYLEEAAGLSALTHREKQTLDRLVEVERHLEQLELVAAGLRERTEQLNREAETARKHSRYTLELQHLQQATHWAKHQGLTRELQDLQTQETALQAEIQQGAEQFTALQNRQEALRLALQAAGVERAEYESTLRLIKNAEERVRDTEKYLDLLQQDQQNLLAEMELLEALPAIEKPAADPVQIEASLRSLKIRLQSAERRLQASEKDLKEAYLQAQEAAREEAQNATLQEEADNLQTLVDQDSENLKTTEEQLTLVRSRLALTEEQYKTTLDAFEMARKNLQLAKNDLSKANNEKAPLERELKRLEVLLNSYARYGEGARNALNSDIEGIIGSVADCLSVPEAYETAITAALGRRLEQVVVQNAQVAQDTIEHLKRSGGRATFLPLDLIRSRVRPDSRLLAERGVLGYAHNKCPSDPPLISEHLLGDTLMVQDHPTAIRIARSHAQRPRLVTLDGEVIEATGAVTGGKLKDSGLTVLADQRRYHDLQDELDDLDRKADRARKQERSLEESLKQLEDQVRDLRLKHQQEKGQEAQLERTLTQAAARRDALQRQLRSVQGRMHAEAGTTSPAGVQVLEEATAQIRQDLETMRQQEQQFTSELHGVKEQHTAYQHHQQELQRLSSTREKHQRLNGQIQGYLLNLDNHQRELGTHQSKLQALSKPELAPLEKEYRQISEQHAALTRKVADLQRTLENTRLNLARKETQRQEIGEVTPPEQMPEGDLRNWTSRIQTLERLLLDLGAINALAEQEHQHESQRLQVMESDIQDTRNAIQQIREALKDLRQDIHNKLYLAFDRVKTAFSSYAQELLGGLGELQLERDETGKPTGMGMVVQPRSKRTRNIHLLSAGERTMVGLAFLFALSEAPEDQRGLPIAILDEVDAPLDEANIRRFTHFLKLLASKGSQFILVTHQKATMEIAHALWGVTTDAKGVSRTFSIKNSDIETFVQ